AGGAATAGATGAAATATTCTtcatattactcaaaggcaagtGGCCTAAACGATAGTGCCACAACTTGTTCTTTACATCAGAATTACTAGAGAAGgaaagtaaagatgaaggaaCTTTCTGATTACATAGATTTTTTCCTAACATAAACAAACTTCTAGATGAAGATGACTTCTTGGCAATGAGTTCCAAATGCCTTGATTCCAGAACATAAAGACCACAACTCTCCCTACCAATCACCAGAGGCCTCTTCATTGAGGGGCCtgcaaaaaatagaaaagagaagTGAATAATATGAGATAGTTATTTTGTTTGCACAATTTATGAACTGAAAATAAATTGAATCTAAAAGCAGAGACATACAACATATTGTGAAGAATCATGTTTGAAAAAAATGAAACTGAACCTGAATGCGTGACTCTAGCCTTATGAGAGTTGGGTAAATTTACATTCAAAGGTTTAGGTAAATGATCTATATTATAGAGAGCAGTTTCATCAAAAGTCATATGTTCAGATGCACCACTATCTAATATCCATGTCTcattgttgttatatgcaaaccaAGTAGTGCAATTATGTGAGAAAGATATACCAACACAATTCACATCTGCATTGTTTTCAGAGCTGTTGGTTCCGTGTTTTCCCATCTGCACTTGCTGAAGGAGTTGTAAGATCTGGCTGATATTTTCTTGAGTAAGTGACTTGATCCCCGTAGTCTGTACTGCATTTTCTTCAGTGCTGAAAGTATTGTTACCTTGAACTAACCTCtggcattttctttgatttgtgaACATAAAATCTGAGGAAAATCCAACAAGCATGTAGCATTGTTCCATAACATGACCTAGCTTCTTGCAATATGAACAAGTAGAGTTATTTTTCTTTCCCTCATACCCAAGTTTTTTCCCTTTAAAATCTCTCACATTGTTTCTCTTACCAACAGTCCCATGTTGTGCAGCAATAAATGAGGCTGATTCTCCCGGATAAACAGGAAAAACATGTATTTCTCTTTGCTTTTCATCCTGGATAACCATAGAGTAAGCTTGGCCAAGAGAAGGTAAAGGACAAGTCAATAGTATGTTGCTTCTCACACCTATGTAGGTGTCATTCAGGGCCATTAAAAATTGCAGCAGTCTCTGGTCTTGGTGCGTTTTCAGACTTTTTCTTTTAGCTCCACATACACATTCACATGAACAAGTAGAAAAATTGATCAAGGTATCTAGTTCATCCcacaaatttttcatttttgtgaaATAACTTGAAACACTAGAGTTACCTTGAACCACAGCACTTAGTTCTTTctgcagttgaaaaagtttagcCACATTTGTCTGACCAAATCTGTCTTCTAAATCATTCCACAGATCTTTTGCATTGTGTGAGTAAAGAACACTTCCTGCAATTTCTTTTTACAGAGAGTTAAGGAGCCAAGACAACACCATCTCATTTCCTCTAGCCCATGCACTTTGAAGACCAGAGTTTTCATCTGGAATGAAAAGAGTTCCATCTATGAAACCTAGTTTATTCTTGATAGAAAGAGCTATGACTACTGCTCTACGCCAAGCTCCATAGCTTTTGCCATCAAAAGCTGAGAAAACAAGGTTCATGCCTGGGTAGTCTGAAGGATGGAGAAAGAAATGGTGTGTTGAATCAATCACACCTTTATTGGTTGAATCAGTTGTTGCTGCAATTACAACTTCTGTTGTTTCTCCCATTGTAAGGAATAGAGCAAAGTTGAAAAATGAATTTGGGTTTCAAATATCAGGTTGGTCAACTTGCTCTTGATACCATGTAAAGACAGAGAAAATTTTGAACCCAATATGAATTGGTGTGTATTGTCTTAAATCAAAAAATTGTATATAGTGTAGCTAATTTATTCAATTTACCCTATGTACTGCTCCATACCTGTCCATGTACAATTTGTCCTTcttgttaataaaatatatacaaggaAATATCAAATACAGCTAAGGAATCTCTagaatattcttgcaaaatattcCTTTGCTATTATGGATAGCTGGATTGTAAAGCACGTGACAtaaggtgtgtttggtataacggaaaatattttctgtgaaaaatattttccaagaaaatattttcttggaaaacaagtagtaatcttattcatttttcgatatttggtacgcaaattaagaaaaataacttctcaagagtattcataaataatttagatataataaacatgaagtcatatactttcgaaccaacaacctttcgaacccacaaatttcatacaTTTcggaaccgctaaactttcgaaagTGCGAAATTtcaaacccgtaaacttccaaatacataaacctctgaactcataactttgaaacttgtaaaatttcgaacctgtaaaccgaaagataaaaaaactaaaactgaaatatatacaaaaaaaaaaaaaaaatcccgaGGGAGAGGGGCAGGGGCGACGACGGGagtgcagaaaaataaaaaaacataaatctgaaattaaaaaaaatatattttttttgtgcgAGGTGGGGGTAGTGGAGTGGTGcaggaaaaaaaaatagaaatttgaaaattacaaaaaaaaagtaaaaaaaaacttttttttgtgtgtggggTGGATGGTGTGGATGGGTGGtggagaaaaacgaaaaaacagaaatttaaaaattacaaaaaaaagtaaaaaaaaattttgCGGGGTTGTAGGGTGGGTGGTAAcgataaaaaaaactaaaatttgaaaacaaaagcCTTTTTGGAGAGAGGGGAGGGGATAGGGTTAGGTGGGTGGGTGTGAGGGTGTGGAGTGGGTGAGGAAGGTTGAGAAAGAACATTTTATTCCAATGGAAGAAAAATgagtttataaaaaaaatattttccaaaacatttaacccaaccaaacatggaaaaattgtgATTGATGCCAAACACATTCATAATCTCCTTCAAGGATACAGTTATCATTTCACAGCACACACTCccattatatttgaaaataaaatacaacttCTGTCAAGGAATACCTTTGTACTTTTGAGTCCTAAACCAATATCTTcacttttatgtttttctttaacaaTAGGCAGTGGAAGGTCGATCAATTCTCCAATTAAATTCATTTGTTAGAAATCAAGTCTTAGATTGTCTTCTATCTACAACAACAAGACACTTCCTGCTCTGAATATTTGGGGACTCTAATTTCTAACCCGCATGGCTCAAGGTATTTACCTCCCccaccttttttcttttcttttttggagtaTAAATTTTAAGCTTTAAGATTATTCAACTTCTTCTAACAGATACTAAAAGAGCTGCTGTTGAAGGGGATAGAGAAGATAGAATCAGTGCTTTACCAAGTAACGTTATAGATGGTATCCTTGAGCTCCTGCCGGTCAAAGATGCAGCAAGAACTAgtattttggcccaaaaatggAGATATATTTGGGCGATGCTTCCAAATCTGGTGCTAGATAAGTGTTTTTTCGGAAAAATACCACCTCGTCTCTTCAAAGAAATAGTAAATGGGATTCTCTTACAGCATATTGGAGTCATTGTGAAGTTTGTTCTTGACtttgtaggattacctttttcaACATATACAGATAGAGATATTGATAGATGGATGCGTTATGTCACCAGAAATGGTGTCAAGGAGCTAACCCTTGACTTGCCAGATATTAGAACTTATAAACTGCCTTCATATATAATTAATTGTCCAACCCTGACATATTTGGAACTCCAAAACTGTTTATTCAACCCACCAAATTCTTTTCTTGGATTTCAGAATCTTATAGACCTCTATCTTAAAAAAATAACCTTTGTGCCAACCCCAGAGTTTTGTGTTATCAATGTCCCTCGTCTTGTCATTTTGAGTTTGATTTCCTGTGATGGCACTCAATATCTGAACATAGTTTCACCACAGTTGGAGTCCTTGACTCTTCGTGAGTTTCACTCTCTCGTGCTAAATTGCTTTATGAATTGCAAAAGTTTGAGAGCGTTAGTATTTCTTGAATTTGACCAAGTGGTTGAAAAATTAACTTTGGACAAGCTTCTGTCTAGCTTGCCTACACTTGAGGTGCTCGTTTTGGGTTCTATTTTCCTTGAGGTAAGAAACTGAATGCTGCTTTAGTTGGATATCTTATAGGAATCCTATTGATGTGAATCTAATTTTTGTATTTGCTCCAAAGCTGTTGAGTGCAGTCATTGTTCCTAAGGGCCCTCCTTTTACGTTCTACTGCTTGTGGCATCTGTCATTAAGTGTAGATTTTGGCAAATTGAGTCAGATCTCTTGCGCTCTACAGTTAATTAAGAGTTTTCCCCATTTGAGTAAACTTCAGATTTGGGTAAGTAATGGAAAATTTTGTGGTCACGCACTTGATATGCTTATGATCTGGTTGATTTTTGCACTTCATACATGTGAACATGAGAATCTACTTGGTATTTCTTTATACTATTAGGGCATTGTATATCATAGTACGCGTTGGAGCTTAGTTATAACTATTGCAACATAGAACACCATATATTGAGTTTCTTACTGTAAGCATGCTGTTATAAATACCAGTTTCACTCATCTCTGAATGAGAGATGGGTGTGAtatctagctttgactaaaaatggagaagaaagaatAAGGATAGCAATGATTGGAAGTGCTCTTATATAGTTCATAATCAAAGGGTAGACCGAGAAGTTATTGAAAGTGGCTGGAACTTGGTATGCTGTGTCTTTCTTGGGACCAAGATAGTGGTAAGCACGCTCCAtttccaatcaagaggttgtgagttcgagtcaccccaagagtaaggtggggagttcttggagggagggagccgagggtctatcggaaacagcctctctaccccagggtagaggtaaggtctgtgtacacactaccctccctaaaCCCCACtaatgagattatactgggttgttgttgttgtacataaTTAACATGAATAAGCAATGCATCCAGTTAGTAGCAGCGGTCAAGAAGTCATTAGAATTCAAATTGATGAATAAAGTTTAAATTAGGCTCTCTAGCTAAGCTACTGAGTTGCCCCTTTGAGATAAgaccaatcttatttatttaggAAGCAATTTATTTAAATCTCAAGAATCAAGTTAGattgttattattaaatggaCTGATAAGACAAGGGCAAACAAATTTTACATTGTTATTGTAGTTTAATCTAACGTACATGTCACTtgccttttctttagattttcaACCTACACATAAGATACTTGTTTCCGGTTATCTTTTAAATAACCTGATAAACTTTAAGTGTATACTATAAGTTAAGTCGGCTTAATGCAAACTGTATCCTTCCAATTCGGATACGCCTCGCGTTATGGTAAGAAAGGTATATGTGGTATGTATATGTAGGCACAAGTTGTTTAACTGACTTGGTATTTATTTTATATCATTAGGTCTATGGTACTGGCGACAATGCTGAAGCAGTGAAATATCTGGACAGGGCGGTCCGATCAATTTCGTGGCTTAAAGCCAAACTTTATGAGGGGCTTTaacttttttattaataaaaaatattttatttttatttgaagtctatttttctaactttttttagatgcaaagttattattaattttttataaccAATTTCAACTAATAAgtctttctcaattgacaatatagctaattCATTTAATATCtttgagacattgttgatcttaggtaaggttttatcaattttaattttgaaacacTTTTTTTCGCCGAAGCAACGGTAATaggagttattaacattattctataagtaatataggcatttgaaaaataatcaaacctttttatttgattgagtatatcaattaaattgttatcttctaattgtactatttttcttaatattttttattcagaaaataaatctaaattatCAATATCGGGTTGATTATTATGATTTAAGGAGCTTTCAAGATGAAgacaatatttttttcaaattttcatcaaCTATTGATTTCAGTTTTTACCgctaaatagaaaaccaaaaatattttcatatgcctctaattgttcaaatctattttaaaGTGAAAAGATAACCTTGTCTACTACTCTCTCCGGTCCATAATAAAtgattttttttgcttttattttggtccaaaataagtgtccttGTATATAATCGAGAAGgaattaactttattttttcaaaattttcccttATTTACATATCTTAATGTGTCAAGTTAACaacatataaattttaattaaagataattttattcaatatacatttttgttctaggagTCAGTATTTTCTTAAGGGGTACAACAAAGGTTAAAAAGTCATTTATTATGGACCAGTGAGAGTATGTATAAAAGGTAATCAATTCTAAAGGTTTCTTCAATAGATTTTGAGATTTCACTATTAACATTCACCTCAAATTGTTTCTTCATATATAttacatattttttataaaattcgGGTTCGATATTAATTTCAAATGCAATTTTCTTGGCAGAAATTAAAGAAGTTGCAAATCCTTCATCTCTTTAtttgttaaataaataaatcaaactTTTTCACTTCACATAACtttgtttttaaatttatatataGCCTATtaggttttttaaaaaatggggtCTCCATAAATGTGGGACCTAAAGCAGTTGTTTTACCTGCTTTATGGACGACCGCCCCTGTATCTGGACACACCAGCCTGCTTGGACCAACCGCTCAACAAGCTCGAGTATGTGGCCATCAATTCTTTTGAGTGTTCAAAAACTGAAATGTTTTTTGTGAAGTTATTGTGTGCTCGCACTCCATCTCCggtaaggatgtgcattgatcaGGAGCCAGACATTAGTCTCAGGAAAGAAAGGAATATTGCCATAGAACTGATGCACTTCCCTAGAGCTTCTCCTGGGGCAGAGCTATTCTATTTTCCGGGTGCTCCTTAAAAGTCCCATTCCCAGCCAACACTATGGTAATGATTTGGACCCCTTTCTTTCCTAAAATGTGTCAGTTGGTCATATGTGTGGAAAAGTGTTAAAACAATATATCTGCCCCATTTCAGTTATTTAAGGATTTCCAGATAGTTTATAATTGTCGATTGCTCGTTTCTTTAAAGTTTTACGTGGTTGCAGcttagtacaacaacaacaacaatccagttgaatctcacaagtggagtctggggagggtcagacaagttccttggcttcatcgtatcgaatcgggggatcgagatcaaccccgataaaatcaaggttATCGAAAACATCGCcgtcgtggacagtgtaaaagtcgtgttttcgatgttgtttgatatgatttaaggttttgactaagttcgtgaCGTGTTTTAGGACCTGTAAGTATGTTTGAATAGGGCTCGGGGGTTTTGGGTGTGATTCGGATCATTTTGGACACGTTGGAATGTCATAATCGATGTCTACCCTGGgaagatagagaggctgtttctgaaaataatatttatgttTTTGCTTCGATTTTAACCAAACATTCTAAACGTCCATAATCAAATCGAATCTATTTACATTTTTATGCAGAGGTTTGTTTTCTTTTGGTAAGCACCGCTACTTTTGAGATCATGGCTTTATAATTACGTAGCAAACCAATAGAGCGTGAGTTGTATATTCGGGGGCGGCCCGACGAGTTTTGTGACCTAAAACCAAACTTTATGAGGGgcttaacttttttttaaaaaagaaatttatttatttatttgaaatctATTTTTCTAGCGTTTCTTAGATACAAAGTTatttataattttcttataatcagtAACTCCTAATAAGTGTTTCgtcgtgacaatatatatatatatatatatatatatatatatatatatatatatatatagctaatTCATTTAACCTTTTTTGAAACATTGTTGATCTtaagtaagattttatcaattttaattttgaaaacttctttccGTTGAAGCGACGGTAACaagagttattaacattattccataagcaatataggcattgaaaaaagaatcaaatctttttatttgacgGAGTGTATCAATCAAAatgttatcttctaattgtattATTTTCCTTAATACTTTAAATTccgaaaataaatctaaaccatcaatatcgaattgattattatgctttaaggaacattcaagattaaggcaatatttttttaaatttccatcatctagtgatcttaacttttaccgctaaatagaaaaccaaaaatattttcatgtgcttcaAATTGtccaaatctattttgaaatgaaaaaaataatctTGTCTACTATGCATAAAGTAATCAACTCCAAAGGactcttcgaaagattttgagattttattatcaACATTCTCATAAAAATTTTACTTCCTATATATATCACacgtttcttacgaaattcggattcgatattcatttcaagtgtaATTTTCTTGGCAGAAATCATAGtagttgcaaatccttcttctctatactttttgaaggaaaaaattAAACTTTTTCACTTCACataacctttttttttaattatacctAGCCTATTAGGTGTAACAAAAAATGAGGGGCCCATAAATGTGGGGTCTAAAGTAATTGTTTTACTTTCTTTATGGAAGGGCCGCCCCTGTGTATATCCCAAAAATTTACAGTTACATATTCTTGGCTTGAGATAATTTTTGCAAGGAGACCAATTTGATTACGATaactgtatacggtcaaaactggGTTTGCCTCCTGTGTGACTAATCGAGACTGAAATATGGTAGGTTAAAGCTCGACCTCGAATTATATCGAATTGATGTGCGAAGTTATATCATTAAGCTCGACACCATGTCATCGAACAAAATCGAGACCAGACGAGATCGAGGAAAATTTGTCAAGCCGAATAACAGAAGGACGAAATATACGCGATCGGTTGTATATCACGGCGAAAATCTCAGCACGTATCAAGGATAGGCCGATTgattagcaaatcatgagattttttaccttttatggaattgtatcaagagtaggacttccttactatataaagagggtctgatcatttgtaacaCAGAACACATTATGcaacataaagcaatatactgtAATTTTTTAGCTTTTGTCATCTTGTTATTATGTTCATACATCAGTTGAGACATCTTTTGGTTCAAGGGTGATCGAACTCGAGGGCCAAGGCTGTTCGAtttggtaaacagtttggcgtaaGGCTATTCgatttgtgtggtttgcatttattctttTATCGTCAATTTCAATTCTAATCTGTTTCcttaatttgtatcaagttatatcatgaatccttaaaatcgcgtgtaaattcaattgttattcgatttttagggtaaacagtttagcgcccatcgtggggttaaggataatagtgattacctggtacaaactttcataacacacactattttatacttgttctttggAGTATCTTTGATTCTAGGATCAAAATGTCGAATTCTCAGTTAGTACCCCTACACGTGGACAATGATTTCTGTCACCACGACGAAAATGATAACATAGCACCAGGGAACGACGTACCTCCAGTTGGCTTGACGGAGTTCCAACTGTAGATCCAATCGACGTCAGCTTGCATGTAGCCATCAATGCAAATTTGGCCGTTGATCCCGAGAGCAGCATCCGTAGAGACGTTCGATCAGCCGCTCAAAGCACACATTGTGGCTAAGAGGGCGGGATCGGCctgcgggtgatcttcgaaatattgcaagctcaacaagcagCGATAGCCCATTTTTAAAACCAGAATCACCCACTGAGCaggatcgagctcgagctatccCAGGAAGTTGTCCACAGGGTCGAATCGATTTCAAGGAAATCGAACGAGAAGGAAGCGGGGGTCGATCCTgcaatcatgaagatgctcgaagaactgacaaaaTGAGTTGAGTTGGGGGAAAAGAATATCGAGGCAAACGACAAGAAGGAGGAaacttacaactccagggtcgatcaaatcccggagGGACCAAGATTCTAAAAGGTTCGTGCAAAAACCATTTCCCCCCCCAGCGCGGCTCCCAAACTGATTACCAAGAAATTTTGCATGCGCGATATTCCTAAATACAATGGAAtgaccgacccaaatgagcatgtcacctcttacacatgtgctatcaaagggaatgatctagaggatgacgagatcgaatctgtcttgctaaagaaatttgggaaaaccctgtcaaagggagctatgatatggtaccataatttaccgcatgactctattgattcatttgctatacttgcagattcttttgtaaaggcacacgtTGGGGCCATCAAGGTTGataccaggaagtcagaccttttcaaggtaaggcaggaggataacaaaatgctcagagaattcgtgtcTTGATTCCAAATAGAATGAATGGATATGCCACCGGTCGccgatgattgggttgttcaagctttcacccaaggactcaatgttcgaagTTCAGTGGCTTCGTAGTAGTAGCATTTGATAGAATACCCGGCTATTACTTGGGTcgatgtgcacaatcggtatcaattAAAGATCAAGGTTGAAGACGACTAGCTTGGGGCTCATTCCGGGTCCATTAATCCTATCAGGCCCGTTGATAGAATCAAGAGGGACATTGACCGAGAACCGAAGTTGAATAAGGATCGATACCAGCCGTATAATAGAGATCGTAGGAGCAGCGGATCTGGCGAAATCCTGTATAAAATGAAAGGAGGAGTAATCGAGGCCAGAGCTCTCAAGGGCTTATGAGTAAGAACGACTTCGACAGGCCTGTCGGACCTAAAGAggcaccacgattatcagaatataactttaatgttGACGCAACCGCCATCGTATTGgctatcggatgcatcaaagataccaaatgtcCTCGACCTTTACAAATCGATCCAGCTCAGAGAAATCCCAaccaaatgtgcaaatatcatgtcacccatggccacagaacggaagattgtcgACAGTTGAAAGAAGAAGTAGCCAGGTTATTCAACGACCGGCACCTTCGggagtttctgagtgatcgagccaagaatcatttcagaaataCGGATTCCAATAAataaaacgagcaagaagaacctcaacatgtcattcatatgattatCATAGGGGTTGATGTTCCCCAAGGTCCGATGTTAAAACGCACCAAGTAATCAATCACGAGGGAGAAACGAACTTGGGACTACATACCAGAAGGAACCTtatctttcaatgacgaggatgcagaaggaatcatacagccccataatgatgcactggtaatatctgtactgatgaataaaactcgagttaaatgtgtgttaattgatccaggtagttcggccaacatcatttgatcaagggtcgtagaacaactcgacCTACAACACAAAATCGTGCCCGCGGCTCGAgtgctaaacggattcaacatgatttgtgaaactactaagggagaaATAACATTACCAATGAACGCAGTCGGGACCATCCAGGAgaccaagttttatgtgatcgaaggggacatgagacacaacgccctgttcgggagaccgtggatccacaacatgagggttgTGCCCTCGACTCTTCACCAGGTGCTAAAATTCCCAACAATATA
The nucleotide sequence above comes from Nicotiana tabacum cultivar K326 chromosome 12, ASM71507v2, whole genome shotgun sequence. Encoded proteins:
- the LOC107805862 gene encoding F-box/FBD/LRR-repeat protein At1g13570-like isoform X2, whose amino-acid sequence is MAQDTKRAAVEGDREDRISALPSNVIDGILELLPVKDAARTSILAQKWRYIWAMLPNLVLDKCFFGKIPPRLFKEIVNGILLQHIGVIVKFVLDFVGLPFSTYTDRDIDRWMRYVTRNGVKELTLDLPDIRTYKLPSYIINCPTLTYLELQNCLFNPPNSFLGFQNLIDLYLKKITFVPTPEFCVINVPRLVILSLISCDGTQYLNIVSPQLESLTLREFHSLVLNCFMNCKSLRALVFLEFDQVVEKLTLDKLLSSLPTLEVLVLGSIFLELLSAVIVPKGPPFTFYCLWHLSLSVDFGKLSQISCALQLIKSFPHLSKLQIWVYGTGDNAEAVKYLDRAVRSISWLKAKLYEGL
- the LOC107805862 gene encoding F-box/FBD/LRR-repeat protein At1g13570-like isoform X1, with amino-acid sequence MAQDTKRAAVEGDREDRISALPSNVIDGILELLPVKDAARTSILAQKWRYIWAMLPNLVLDKCFFGKIPPRLFKEIVNGILLQHIGVIVKFVLDFVGLPFSTYTDRDIDRWMRYVTRNGVKELTLDLPDIRTYKLPSYIINCPTLTYLELQNCLFNPPNSFLGFQNLIDLYLKKITFVPTPEFCVINVPRLVILSLISCDGTQYLNIVSPQLESLTLREFHSLVLNCFMNCKSLRALVFLEFDQVVEKLTLDKLLSSLPTLEVLVLGSIFLELLSAVIVPKGPPFTFYCLWHLSLSVDFGKLSQISCALQLIKSFPHLSKLQIWVSNGKFCGHALDMLMIWLIFALHTCEHENLLGISLYY
- the LOC142167300 gene encoding uncharacterized protein LOC142167300 is translated as MGETTEVVIAATTDSTNKGVIDSTHHFFLHPSDYPGMNLVFSAFDGKSYGAWRRAVVIALSIKNKLGFIDGTLFIPDENSGLQRSVLYSHNAKDLWNDLEDRFGQTNVAKLFQLQKELSAVVQGNSSVSSYFTKMKNLWDELDTLINFSTCSCECVCGAKRKSLKTHQDQRLLQFLMALNDTYIGVRSNILLTCPLPSLGQAYSMVIQDEKQREIHVFPVYPGESASFIAAQHGTVGKRNNVRDFKGKKLGYEGKKNNSTCSYCKKLGHVMEQCYMLVGFSSDFMFTNQRKCQRLVQGNNTFSTEENAVQTTGIKSLTQENISQILQLLQQVQMGKHGTNSSENNADVNCVGISFSHNCTTWFAYNNNETWILDSGASEHMTFDETALYNIDHLPKPLNVNLPNSHKARVTHSGPSMKRPLVIGRESCGLYVLESRHLELIAKKSSSSRSLFMLGKNLCNQKVPSSLLSFSSNSDVKNKLWHYRLGHLPLSNMKNISSIPNSSCDNFSVPCAICHMARQSKIPFSTSSTTSKTMKNFDPGALPCVFLGYSHGKKGYKVLKLDTKKTFVSRDVIFHKDIYPFASMNISKPHKLIFPTSNTPRVNLEVPDLQTTNSVGHSHHPSNLPNQDVTEFPTPLFSPQPIDGNPKNSPVALRKSIRIHKTPSYLSDYITNAVQLTDTAHHPGWQEAMQKEIEALVQNETWEVVEPPADKKALPCKWVYKVKHHSDGSIERLKARLIIRATAVKKGWGLYQLDVNNAFLHGDLNEKKKGTSISIVAIYVDDIVLTGNDIEELNALKIFLDQEFKIKDLENLHYFLGMEVLRESTDLILSQCKFTLDLLKEFDCIDKQPASSPLDPTQKLLAHSREVI
- the LOC107805862 gene encoding F-box/FBD/LRR-repeat protein At1g13570-like isoform X3: MAQDTKRAAVEGDREDRISALPSNVIDGILELLPVKDAARTSILAQKWRYIWAMLPNLVLDKCFFGKIPPRLFKEIVNGILLQHIGVIVKFVLDFVGLPFSTYTDRDIDRWMRYVTRNGVKELTLDLPDIRTYKLPSYIINCPTLTYLELQNCLFNPPNSFLGFQNLIDLYLKKITFVPTPEFCVINVPRLVILSLISCDGTQYLNIVSPQLESLTLREFHSLVLNCFMNCKSLRALVFLEFDQVVEKLTLDKLLSSLPTLEVLVLGSIFLEVYGTGDNAEAVKYLDRAVRSISWLKAKLYEGL